A single region of the Carassius gibelio isolate Cgi1373 ecotype wild population from Czech Republic chromosome A14, carGib1.2-hapl.c, whole genome shotgun sequence genome encodes:
- the LOC128026986 gene encoding microfibril-associated glycoprotein 4 — MLTNMIVLLCLSALFPVLMCAEDGKSRCLLAKDCSDVYACGYSTSGVYIVTSADGPLRIYCEMVSGGENDRGQWAVILRRMNGEVNFFRPWESYKWDFGNKAGEYWLGLEFIHQLTRRYKYKLRVDVEDFDGKKAYALYNSFSVGSEADGYELQVSGFVDGGAGDSLSYHNGMKFSTFDKDQDLSGGNCALKYYQGGFWYNKCYYTNPTGHYLWEKDNKVTNIGATWYNWKKSWDSLKSITMKIRRVK; from the exons ATGCTCACAAACATGATT gtgttgctgtgtttgtctgcgcTGTTTCCCGTGTTGATGTGCGCTGAAGATGGCAAATCCAGATGTCTTCTTGCCAAAGACTGCTCTGATGTTTATGCATGCGGATACAGTACCAGTGGTGTGTACATCGTCACCTCAGCAGATGGACCGCTGCGGATCTACTGTGAGATGGTCTCTGGTGGAGAAAACGACAGAGGACAGTGGGCG GTGATTCTCAGGCGGATGAACGGCGAGGTGAATTTCTTTAGGCCGTGGGAGAGTTATAAATGGGATTTTGGTAATAAAGCTGGTGAATACTGGCTGG GTTTAGAGTTTATTCACCAGCTGACGCGCAGATACAAGTATAAACTCAGAGTAGATGTGGAGGACTTTGATGGGAAGAAGGCTTACGCTCTGTACAACTCTTTCTCTGTGGGATCTGAGGCTGATGGGTACGAACTGCAAGTGAGCGGCTTTGTAGACGGAGGAGCAG GTGATTCTTTGAGTTATCATAATGGAATGAAGTTCTCCACCTTTGACAAAGACCAAGATCTTTCAGGAGGCAACTGCGCTTTGAAATACTATCAAGGAGGATTTTGGTACAACAAATGTTATTACACAAACCCCACCGGTCACTATCTGTGGGAGAAAGATAATAAAGTGACAAATATTGGAGCCACTTGGTACAACTGGAAGAAGAGCTGGGACTCTCTGAAGTCCATCACCATGAAGATCAGACGTGTGAAGTAG